From the genome of Methanofollis sp. UBA420:
TGAGGGTGCAGTTGATCACCGTGCCGTTACCGCAGCCTGCGCAGTAGATATGGGGCAGGCGGTCGGCCCGCAGCCAGTCCTGATAGTTCACAGATATCCCTCCGCCGTGGCGATGAGGCGTTTTGGCGTGTGCAGTTCGCCGCCGATCTCGGATACCGGGACGACCGGGACCGCGGTGTGGCGGGCGATCTCCCTCTCTATCTGGCCGAGGTTCAGTTCGGGCACCAGAAAGACGCGGGCATTTTTGAATGCCGCAAGCGCGAAGTCGGGGAAGGGCCAGACCACCTTCAGCCTGAGGTGGCCGACCCTCTCGTCGTCCAGGTCCCTGACGGCCTGCGCCACAGACCGGGCCGGGGCGCCGTACGAGACAAAGACGACCTCGGCGTCGGGGTTTGTCACCTCGTAGTCGGCGATCTCGCGGCTCGCACCCTCTACCTTCCCGACAAGACGGCGCACCAGGCGCTCGTGCACATGGGGGTCGGTCGAGGAGGGGTAGCCGCGGTCGTCGTGGGTGAGGCCGGTGACGTGGACGCCATAGCCGTGGCCGAATGCCGGGAAACCCGGCACGTCGTCCTCGCCAGGCGCAAAGGGAAGGGCGCCCTTCTCCAGGGGGCGCCGCGGCACGATCTCGACACAGTCCGGGACCTCGATCCTCTCACGCATATGGCCGATGATCTCGTCGGCCATCACGAAGGCCGGGACGCGGTACCGGTCGGCGAGGTTGAAGGCCTTTGCCGTGAGCTCGTACATCTCCTGCACAGAGGCAGGGCTGACCGCGATGATGCTCATGTCGCCGTGCGAGCCGAAGCGACACTGCATCATATCGCCCTGCGAGGCGCGGGTCGGCTGGCCTGTGCTCGGCCCGCCCCTCTGGACGTCGACGACGACGCACGGCGTCTCTGTCATGACCGCATAGCCGATGTTCTCCATCATCAGGGAGAAACCCGGCCCCGAGGTGGCTGTCATCGCCCTCGCCCCGGTCCAGGAGGCGCCGATCACCGAGGCGATGCTGGCGAGTTCGTCCTCCATCTGGGCAAAGACCCCGCCGATCTTCGGCATCTTCCGCGCCATGTGCTCGGCGATCTCGGTCGAGGGCGTGATCGGGTAGCCCCCGTAGAACCGGCAGCCGGCGGCAAGGGCCCCCTCGGCACAGGCCGTGTTCCCCTGCATGAATTCAAGCCGCGTCAATCTTCAATCACCACCTTTTCGGGCTCAAAGGGTTTTTCTTCGACCCACCGGATCGCCTGGTCCGGGCAGATCATCTGGCAGACGCCGCAGAGCACCCGCCCGTAGAGCTTCTGGAGGCGACAGTTGGTACAGCGCTCAGGACGGTCGAGGGTCGGGACCACGATGCCCCGCCTGTTCGGCGCCGTGCCCTCCTGAAATATCCTGTATGGGCAGACCAGGGTGCAGAGGTTGCAGCCCTTGCACCTGGTCTCGTCGATGATGAGCTTCATATATCCGGTCCGATTTATGTATTGAACCGCCGTTCAAATTGTATTTTTGCCTTCCGGTCAACGTCGCCAAAGAGGTCGCCGCCGTGGGCGTCGATCCCGACGATCAGGGGGAGGTGGTCGAGTTCGATCTCCCATACGGCCTCGGCCATGCCGAGGTCCTCGAAATAGACGCCCTTCAGGGTCATCCTGGCGGCGGCGAGGGCGGCGCACCCGCCGGTGAAGGCGAGGTACACGCCGCGGCCACGCAACTGTTCCCGCACCTCCGGGCCCATGCCCCCTTTGCCGATGAGGGCGCGCACGCCCGCGTCGAGAATGAAGCCTGAGAGGCGGTTCATCCGTGCCGAGGTGGTCGGGCCTGCGGCGATGACCCGGCCCTCCCCGATCACCGGGCCGCAGTGATAGACCGCGGCGCCCTGCGGGTCGAAGGGGATGCCCTCCTCCATCATTCTCTGGTGCGCCTCGTCCCGCGCCGTGTACACGGTCCCGGAGAGGGTGACGGCGTCCCCCGCACGGAGTTCGAGCACCTCGTCGCCGAGAGGCGTGGCGAGGTGGATCATTCCTCCACCTCCACGCGGCGGGTCGCTCGCCGGCATGCCCAGCACTGCACATTGACCGCCACGGGCAGGGACGCGGTGTGGCAGGCCCCTGTCTTCACCTTCACCGCGAGGGCCGTCGTGTCCCCGCCAAGGCCCATCGGACCGATGCCGAGGGCGTTGACGGCGTCGCAGATCTCCTGCTCAAACGAGGTCATCTCGTCGATGGGCAGGAGGAGCGCCTCTTTTGCAAGGGCTGCCGCACCGTCGAAGGTCGACCCGATACCGACACCGAGGACGACGGGCGGGCAGGGGCGGCCGCCGGCAAGGAGCGCGGTCTCGGCAACGAACCGCGCGATCTCCCCGGCCTCGGAGGGGAGGAGCATCCTGATCCGGGAACAGTTCTCCGCGCCGGCCCCCTTCGGGAGGACGGTGACGGTCAGGTCGTCGCCGGGCATCACATGAACCGCGGGCATGCCGTCGCCTGTGTTGTCGCCGCTGTTCTCCCGGGTGAGGGGGTCGACGACATTGGGGCGGAGTGGGACCTCGCGTGTCGCCCGCCTCACTCCATCGGCGACCGCGTCGAAGAGGTCGCGGCTGAAGGGCACGGTCG
Proteins encoded in this window:
- a CDS encoding 2-oxoacid:acceptor oxidoreductase subunit alpha, yielding MTRLEFMQGNTACAEGALAAGCRFYGGYPITPSTEIAEHMARKMPKIGGVFAQMEDELASIASVIGASWTGARAMTATSGPGFSLMMENIGYAVMTETPCVVVDVQRGGPSTGQPTRASQGDMMQCRFGSHGDMSIIAVSPASVQEMYELTAKAFNLADRYRVPAFVMADEIIGHMRERIEVPDCVEIVPRRPLEKGALPFAPGEDDVPGFPAFGHGYGVHVTGLTHDDRGYPSSTDPHVHERLVRRLVGKVEGASREIADYEVTNPDAEVVFVSYGAPARSVAQAVRDLDDERVGHLRLKVVWPFPDFALAAFKNARVFLVPELNLGQIEREIARHTAVPVVPVSEIGGELHTPKRLIATAEGYL
- a CDS encoding ferredoxin family protein, which encodes MKLIIDETRCKGCNLCTLVCPYRIFQEGTAPNRRGIVVPTLDRPERCTNCRLQKLYGRVLCGVCQMICPDQAIRWVEEKPFEPEKVVIED
- a CDS encoding FumA C-terminus/TtdB family hydratase beta subunit, which encodes MIHLATPLGDEVLELRAGDAVTLSGTVYTARDEAHQRMMEEGIPFDPQGAAVYHCGPVIGEGRVIAAGPTTSARMNRLSGFILDAGVRALIGKGGMGPEVREQLRGRGVYLAFTGGCAALAAARMTLKGVYFEDLGMAEAVWEIELDHLPLIVGIDAHGGDLFGDVDRKAKIQFERRFNT
- a CDS encoding fumarate hydratase, which encodes MIERAASGLSGAVASATYSAFLEAETSIPADVRRALARARDREQSATARTQFENIEENIRYAEEHGLPICQDTGVPVVYLTIPPTVPFSRDLFDAVADGVRRATREVPLRPNVVDPLTRENSGDNTGDGMPAVHVMPGDDLTVTVLPKGAGAENCSRIRMLLPSEAGEIARFVAETALLAGGRPCPPVVLGVGIGSTFDGAAALAKEALLLPIDEMTSFEQEICDAVNALGIGPMGLGGDTTALAVKVKTGACHTASLPVAVNVQCWACRRATRRVEVEE